In Gammaproteobacteria bacterium (ex Lamellibrachia satsuma), a single genomic region encodes these proteins:
- the sdhA gene encoding succinate dehydrogenase (quinone) flavoprotein subunit has translation MKKRPRVIVIGGGLAGLWTTLRIVEAGFSVELFSLFEVKRSHSVCAQGGINAVLDTKGQRDSVRQHLIDTVKGGSYLANQPPIQSMCEEAPGLIRTFERMGVTFSRTPEGLMDLRLFGGVKNKRTCFAGASTGQQLMYGVDEQVRRHEAQGSVHKREWWEFLSLVLDNNGHCKGIIAFNLHTLEVHAFRADAVVMATGGMGKVYGHRTTNSTNSTGAAAFRCYLQGARFANAEFFQFHPTAMLGDDKTRLMSEAARGEGGRLWVPKRPEDSRDPRSIPENERFYFLEEWYPSYGNTVPRDVASRAISKIVREQGQGVGGADKVYLDLTHLDKKFVTTRLGAILDIYRKFHGSDPLESPMEIFPSAHYAMGGLWIDYEKDEQSGGLKYGSPRNHATNIPGLYACGECDSGYHGANRLGANSLLSASFSGRVTGESVATYLQGLEQSSDETPPHFFEEGVAREQAINEGLLKCNGHENPYRLHDELGALMTGKVGVVRDNPTLDLAYDELLALEQRSRNVGLGDRSGWSNQSLAETRQVQEMIRLSSVITRCARARDECRGAHYKPEFRLTIPEGKFPGDPEFETYREAWKRKNDKWLKTTLAEHDGDGPRISYEAVDTSIIPPEQPRDYR, from the coding sequence ATGAAAAAGAGACCGCGGGTTATTGTCATCGGTGGCGGACTGGCGGGACTCTGGACCACCCTGCGCATCGTCGAGGCCGGTTTCAGTGTCGAGCTGTTCTCACTGTTCGAGGTGAAACGTTCCCACTCTGTCTGTGCCCAGGGGGGAATCAATGCCGTGCTCGACACCAAAGGTCAACGGGATTCAGTCAGGCAGCATCTCATCGACACTGTCAAGGGCGGCTCCTATCTCGCCAACCAGCCGCCGATCCAGTCGATGTGCGAAGAGGCGCCGGGACTGATCCGCACCTTCGAGCGCATGGGCGTCACCTTCTCCCGCACCCCGGAGGGATTGATGGATCTGCGCCTGTTCGGCGGCGTGAAGAACAAGCGCACCTGTTTTGCCGGCGCCAGCACCGGCCAGCAGTTGATGTATGGGGTGGATGAGCAGGTACGGCGCCACGAAGCCCAGGGCAGCGTCCACAAGCGGGAGTGGTGGGAATTTCTCTCCCTGGTGCTCGACAACAACGGCCACTGCAAGGGTATCATCGCCTTCAACCTGCACACGCTGGAGGTGCACGCCTTTCGTGCCGACGCGGTGGTGATGGCCACCGGCGGAATGGGAAAGGTCTATGGGCACCGCACCACCAACTCGACCAACTCCACCGGAGCGGCGGCCTTTCGTTGTTACCTGCAGGGCGCCCGGTTCGCCAATGCGGAGTTCTTCCAGTTCCACCCCACCGCCATGCTGGGGGACGACAAGACCCGTCTCATGAGCGAGGCCGCACGGGGCGAGGGAGGCCGCCTCTGGGTGCCAAAACGACCGGAAGACAGCCGTGATCCCCGTTCCATCCCGGAGAACGAACGTTTCTATTTTCTCGAAGAGTGGTACCCGAGCTACGGCAATACTGTGCCACGGGATGTGGCTTCACGGGCCATCTCGAAGATCGTGCGGGAACAGGGACAGGGAGTCGGCGGCGCGGACAAAGTCTATCTCGACCTCACCCATCTGGACAAAAAGTTCGTCACCACCCGGCTGGGCGCAATCCTCGATATCTACCGCAAGTTTCACGGCAGCGATCCACTGGAGTCTCCCATGGAGATCTTCCCCTCCGCCCACTACGCCATGGGGGGACTCTGGATCGACTACGAAAAGGATGAACAAAGCGGCGGCCTCAAGTACGGCAGCCCACGCAACCACGCTACCAATATTCCCGGTCTCTACGCCTGTGGCGAGTGCGACAGCGGCTACCACGGGGCCAACCGACTGGGGGCCAACTCGCTGCTCTCCGCCTCCTTCAGCGGCCGGGTGACAGGTGAGTCGGTTGCCACCTACCTGCAGGGGCTGGAGCAGAGCAGCGATGAGACCCCGCCCCATTTTTTTGAAGAGGGAGTCGCCCGGGAGCAGGCAATCAACGAGGGCCTGCTCAAATGCAACGGGCATGAAAACCCCTACCGGCTGCACGATGAGCTGGGGGCACTGATGACGGGGAAGGTGGGCGTGGTGAGAGACAACCCAACCCTCGATCTCGCCTATGACGAGTTACTCGCATTGGAGCAGCGTTCCCGCAACGTCGGTCTCGGAGACCGCAGTGGCTGGAGTAACCAGAGCCTCGCCGAAACCCGCCAGGTGCAGGAGATGATTCGCCTCAGCTCAGTCATCACCCGCTGCGCCCGTGCCAGGGATGAGTGCCGGGGGGCCCACTACAAACCCGAATTCAGGCTGACGATTCCAGAGGGCAAGTTTCCCGGCGACCCGGAGTTTGAGACCTATCGTGAAGCGTGGAAACGTAAAAACGACAAGTGGCTGAAGACCACACTGGCAGAACATGACGGGGATGGACCACGGATATCCTACGAAGCGGTGGACACCTCGATCATCCCGCCGGAGCAGCCGAGGGACTATCGCTGA
- a CDS encoding acetyltransferase — protein sequence MFVMQKNTKKMVEVLSLSDLFDPMHGEVVGRFHAGEEMQDPEKFTKADLLFPSGEGLPRCWVDSHYREG from the coding sequence ATGTTCGTGATGCAGAAAAACACGAAAAAGATGGTTGAAGTCCTGAGCCTGTCCGATCTCTTTGATCCTATGCATGGCGAAGTGGTCGGGCGGTTTCACGCTGGTGAAGAGATGCAGGATCCGGAAAAGTTCACCAAAGCTGATCTGCTGTTCCCTTCGGGTGAAGGCCTGCCCAGATGCTGGGTCGATTCGCACTATCGCGAAGGCTGA
- a CDS encoding response regulator, which yields MEEVAMGEPTPTILVVDDEVFNLEILNEHLEDAGYTPIGVENGRQAWNLLKETPERFDAVLLDRMMPEMDGMEVLARIKAHPTLSALPVILQTAKAAKEDVLEGLQAGAYYYLTKPFNNDQLLAILKTAVGDYQHYRVLQQETRHTSHALTLMDKGQFTFRTLKEGRDLVTLLSNAHPEAAKVVMGLSELVINAVEHGNLGITYNEKSRLNEEGTWEKEVERRLALPENATKTASLSFERAGSEIRFLIQDQGDGFDWQEYLEMSPDRVFDTHGRGIAMAKMVSFDNLEYLGKGNQVVATISMNPADA from the coding sequence ATGGAGGAAGTGGCCATGGGAGAACCGACACCAACAATATTGGTGGTGGACGATGAGGTCTTTAATCTGGAGATCCTCAACGAACACCTGGAAGATGCGGGCTATACGCCGATAGGTGTGGAGAACGGCCGGCAGGCCTGGAATCTGCTGAAGGAAACGCCTGAACGCTTTGATGCCGTACTCCTGGACCGCATGATGCCGGAGATGGATGGCATGGAGGTGCTTGCCCGGATCAAGGCACATCCCACCCTGAGTGCACTCCCCGTAATCCTGCAGACCGCCAAGGCTGCCAAGGAAGACGTGCTGGAAGGTCTTCAGGCCGGAGCCTACTATTACCTCACCAAACCGTTCAATAATGATCAGCTGCTCGCCATCCTGAAAACGGCTGTTGGCGACTACCAGCATTACCGTGTTTTGCAACAGGAAACACGTCATACATCGCACGCTCTCACTTTGATGGACAAGGGGCAATTCACTTTTCGCACACTGAAGGAGGGGCGTGACCTGGTCACCCTACTGTCCAATGCCCATCCGGAAGCCGCCAAGGTGGTGATGGGGCTATCGGAACTGGTGATCAATGCAGTAGAGCACGGCAACCTGGGCATTACCTACAACGAAAAGTCCAGGTTGAATGAAGAAGGTACCTGGGAGAAAGAAGTGGAAAGGCGTCTGGCCCTGCCGGAAAACGCCACCAAGACAGCCAGCCTGTCATTCGAACGCGCCGGAAGTGAGATACGTTTCCTGATCCAGGATCAGGGAGATGGCTTCGACTGGCAGGAGTACCTGGAGATGAGTCCGGATCGGGTCTTCGATACCCATGGCCGTGGCATCGCCATGGCCAAGATGGTGAGCTTCGACAATCTGGAGTACCTGGGCAAGGGCAATCAGGTGGTTGCGACGATTTCCATGAATCCTGCCGATGCTTGA
- a CDS encoding peptide chain release factor 3, translating to MSDELLEQLNRRRTFAIISHPDAGKTTLTEKLLLYGGAIQMAGTVKGRKAARHATSDWMDMEKQRGISVTSSVMQFPYRDEIVNLLDTPGHEDFSEDTYRTLTAVDSALMVIDVAKGVEARTIKLMEVCRLRDTPILTFVNKLDREGRDPIEIMDEVESVLKIECAPVTWPIGMGKRLKGVFDLRTDTTHLFSATHGGKIQMGEMIEGLDNPHLDDVLGDMAQELRDEIELVRGASNELDLEAYARGEQTPVFFGSAINNFGVRELLDAFVEYSPAPLSRLTQQRLVEPSEKKFSGFVFKIQANMDRQHRDRIAFLRVCSGSYRKGMKMKHVRIGKTVQISNAITFQADERRHVEEAWPGDIIGLHNHGTIQIGDTFTEGEALKYEGIPYFAPELFRRVVLKDPLKQKALLKGILQLSEEGATQVFRPEKNNDLILGAVGVLQFDVAVERLKSEYKVEAIIEAASVATARWVECDDEKMLQRFKDKNHANLALDGDDQLVYLAPTRVNLSLAEERWPDVRFLATREL from the coding sequence ATGTCAGACGAACTGCTCGAACAACTCAACCGGCGGCGCACCTTCGCCATTATCTCGCACCCGGATGCGGGCAAGACCACATTGACCGAAAAACTGCTGCTCTATGGCGGTGCTATACAGATGGCGGGCACGGTCAAGGGGCGCAAGGCGGCGCGTCATGCCACGTCCGACTGGATGGATATGGAGAAGCAGCGTGGCATATCTGTGACTTCGTCGGTGATGCAGTTCCCCTATCGGGATGAGATCGTCAACCTGCTCGATACCCCCGGCCATGAGGATTTTTCAGAGGATACCTACCGCACCCTCACTGCGGTGGACTCCGCCCTGATGGTGATCGACGTGGCCAAGGGTGTCGAGGCGAGGACCATCAAGTTGATGGAGGTCTGCCGTCTGCGCGATACGCCGATCCTCACCTTCGTCAACAAACTCGATCGTGAAGGGCGTGATCCCATTGAGATCATGGATGAGGTCGAGAGCGTGCTCAAGATCGAGTGTGCGCCAGTCACCTGGCCCATCGGCATGGGCAAGCGTCTGAAGGGGGTCTTTGATCTGCGCACCGATACCACCCATCTCTTCAGCGCCACCCACGGTGGCAAGATCCAGATGGGTGAGATGATCGAGGGACTGGACAACCCCCACCTGGACGATGTGCTGGGAGACATGGCCCAGGAGTTGCGTGACGAGATCGAGCTGGTGCGTGGCGCCAGCAACGAACTCGATCTGGAGGCCTATGCGCGCGGCGAGCAGACGCCGGTCTTCTTCGGCTCGGCGATCAACAACTTCGGCGTCAGGGAGTTGCTGGACGCCTTCGTCGAGTACAGTCCTGCGCCGCTTTCCCGGCTGACCCAGCAGCGTCTGGTGGAGCCATCTGAAAAGAAGTTTTCCGGCTTCGTCTTCAAGATCCAGGCGAATATGGACCGGCAGCATCGGGATCGCATCGCCTTCCTGCGGGTCTGCTCCGGCAGCTATCGCAAAGGGATGAAGATGAAACATGTCCGCATCGGAAAGACGGTGCAGATAAGCAATGCCATCACCTTCCAGGCGGATGAGCGCAGGCATGTGGAGGAGGCCTGGCCCGGTGATATCATCGGCCTGCACAATCACGGCACCATCCAGATTGGCGATACCTTCACCGAGGGGGAGGCGCTGAAATATGAGGGCATTCCCTACTTTGCCCCGGAACTCTTTCGCCGGGTGGTGCTGAAGGATCCGCTCAAGCAGAAGGCGCTGTTGAAGGGGATTCTGCAACTCAGTGAAGAGGGGGCGACCCAGGTCTTTCGGCCGGAGAAAAACAACGATCTGATCCTCGGGGCGGTGGGTGTGCTTCAGTTCGATGTCGCGGTCGAGCGTCTGAAGAGCGAATACAAGGTGGAAGCCATCATTGAGGCGGCCAGTGTCGCAACCGCCCGCTGGGTTGAATGCGACGATGAAAAGATGCTGCAGCGCTTCAAGGATAAAAACCACGCTAATCTGGCGTTGGATGGGGATGACCAGTTGGTTTATCTTGCTCCGACCCGGGTCAATCTGAGTCTGGCTGAGGAGCGCTGGCCTGATGTGCGCTTCCTGGCGACGCGCGAACTGTAG
- the rimI gene encoding ribosomal protein S18-alanine N-acetyltransferase has protein sequence MSAQLDEPLLNIRPMAQSDLDEVLALEELVYEYPWSMGIFRDCLRSGYSCWALSLDQKIIGYGVMSVVLDECHLLNICVHPEHHGLGFGRKIADRLLKLAKQRGADTAFLEVRISNRNALKLYERIGFCEVGLRRGYYPAAKGREDAMVMALPL, from the coding sequence GTGAGCGCGCAACTTGATGAACCGTTGCTCAACATCCGTCCCATGGCCCAGTCGGATCTCGATGAGGTATTGGCACTCGAGGAGCTGGTCTACGAGTATCCCTGGAGCATGGGTATCTTCAGGGACTGCCTGAGATCAGGTTACTCCTGTTGGGCGCTCAGTCTCGATCAGAAGATTATCGGCTACGGTGTCATGTCGGTTGTACTGGATGAGTGTCATCTGCTCAATATCTGTGTCCATCCCGAACATCATGGTTTGGGGTTTGGACGAAAGATTGCCGACCGGCTGTTGAAGCTGGCCAAGCAGCGTGGGGCCGACACTGCCTTTCTCGAAGTGCGAATCAGTAATCGAAACGCACTGAAACTCTATGAACGTATCGGTTTTTGCGAGGTGGGTTTGCGTCGCGGCTACTATCCTGCCGCAAAGGGGCGGGAAGATGCGATGGTGATGGCGTTGCCGCTTTGA
- the sdhB gene encoding succinate dehydrogenase iron-sulfur subunit has translation MNGSIELRIRRQDRPETQPYWQTFRIPHKPGHNIVSALMMIRNDPVTSDGEPVEPVVWEFNCMEEVCGACSMIINGRPRQACSALVDELAQPIVLEPLGKFPVVRDLLVNRSRIFEGLKQVKAWVEIDGAWDVHQGAPRISPQVWSENHLFSRCMSCGCCMEACPQFGPDIDFLGPAVLGQVRLMNGHPTGTYDREARLHAIMGDGGLSDCSNAQNCVQVCPKEIPLTTAIGELGRQVTRQLVKDILG, from the coding sequence ATGAACGGTTCGATAGAGCTACGCATACGCCGACAGGACCGGCCGGAGACCCAGCCCTATTGGCAGACGTTCCGCATCCCACATAAACCGGGGCACAACATTGTCTCCGCACTGATGATGATTCGCAACGATCCGGTGACCTCGGACGGAGAACCAGTCGAACCGGTCGTCTGGGAGTTCAACTGCATGGAGGAGGTCTGCGGCGCCTGCTCCATGATCATCAACGGCAGGCCACGGCAGGCCTGCTCTGCACTGGTGGATGAGCTGGCACAGCCCATCGTGCTGGAACCCCTCGGCAAATTCCCGGTGGTGCGGGATCTGCTTGTAAACCGCTCACGGATATTCGAGGGACTCAAACAGGTCAAGGCTTGGGTCGAAATCGACGGCGCTTGGGACGTACATCAGGGCGCCCCCCGCATATCGCCCCAGGTGTGGAGCGAAAATCATCTCTTCAGCCGCTGTATGAGCTGTGGCTGCTGTATGGAGGCCTGCCCCCAGTTCGGACCGGACATCGACTTCCTGGGACCTGCAGTCTTGGGTCAGGTGCGGCTCATGAACGGCCACCCGACAGGTACCTACGACCGGGAGGCAAGGCTGCACGCCATCATGGGTGACGGCGGCCTGAGTGACTGCAGCAATGCGCAAAACTGTGTGCAGGTCTGTCCCAAGGAGATCCCTCTCACCACCGCCATCGGCGAACTGGGACGTCAGGTGACCCGACAGCTGGTCAAAGACATATTGGGTTGA
- a CDS encoding EndoU domain-containing protein gives MSQTAMKKTALLFFLLILSLPVLAFQPFFDNDPRTRHAPEDPDLTDFDLEVLALCGHWGDEVEAVDFEQMMLDKSNTAVLQRIRKAVGGRIFSKASDNKQFAHELRRVWFEQKGFKHVFCGEPGSGRDLGGLHYAARYWQAQDNNWAGYRKLKSNYRKRPVEKCRAFYLKESIKPPVYTISLQFKNPYEPRNNIKCLSGYNHEMNAEDILIAGTRAFKQANKRVGKNTKDACLFDTRPAGKKRHFSTMVIKQRALRTFYPMTDKKPYCKKNRKNYKVCLCSNL, from the coding sequence ATGAGTCAGACAGCCATGAAAAAAACAGCCCTGTTATTTTTTCTATTGATCCTGTCGCTGCCGGTGCTCGCCTTTCAGCCATTTTTTGACAATGACCCCAGAACCCGCCACGCCCCCGAAGACCCCGACCTGACTGACTTTGATCTTGAGGTGCTGGCGTTGTGCGGCCACTGGGGCGATGAGGTCGAGGCGGTCGATTTCGAACAGATGATGCTGGATAAATCCAATACAGCGGTTTTGCAGCGCATTCGCAAGGCCGTCGGGGGGCGTATCTTCAGCAAGGCCAGTGACAACAAACAGTTTGCCCATGAGCTGCGCCGTGTCTGGTTTGAGCAGAAGGGTTTTAAACACGTCTTCTGCGGTGAACCTGGATCCGGCCGCGACCTGGGCGGCCTGCACTACGCTGCCCGCTACTGGCAGGCACAGGACAACAACTGGGCCGGATACAGAAAACTGAAATCAAACTATAGAAAACGCCCGGTCGAAAAGTGTCGGGCGTTCTATCTGAAGGAGTCGATCAAACCCCCGGTCTACACCATCAGCCTTCAGTTCAAAAACCCCTATGAACCGAGGAACAATATTAAGTGTCTCAGCGGTTACAACCATGAGATGAACGCCGAAGACATTCTGATCGCCGGTACAAGGGCCTTTAAGCAAGCCAATAAACGGGTGGGCAAAAACACCAAAGATGCCTGTCTGTTTGATACCCGTCCAGCCGGTAAAAAACGCCATTTCAGCACCATGGTGATCAAACAGCGCGCCCTGCGCACCTTCTACCCGATGACAGACAAAAAACCCTACTGCAAGAAGAACAGAAAAAACTATAAGGTCTGTCTCTGTTCCAATCTTTGA
- a CDS encoding BolA/IbaG family iron-sulfur metabolism protein, whose protein sequence is MENEEVEALICAGMPGAKVTVTGDGRHFEALVISEDFVGKSLIQKHRMVMATVTEQITSDELHALSIKAFSPEDWAAKQG, encoded by the coding sequence ATGGAAAATGAAGAAGTAGAAGCACTGATTTGTGCTGGTATGCCCGGTGCGAAAGTGACAGTGACTGGCGACGGCCGCCATTTTGAGGCGCTGGTCATCAGCGAGGACTTTGTCGGCAAGTCGCTGATCCAGAAGCACCGGATGGTGATGGCGACCGTAACAGAGCAGATAACCAGCGACGAGCTGCATGCACTCTCCATCAAGGCCTTTTCTCCTGAAGATTGGGCGGCAAAGCAGGGCTGA
- a CDS encoding uracil-DNA glycosylase: MEEARRKAYLTAMGITAWQRRDPPAAVAPETIVPEAESLPVPERTADESTAVETAATVPMAESAVDQWRDLRARVSACSACSLRAGCTQTVFGVGNTQADLLIIGEAPGADEDRQGEPFVGPAGQLLNAMLLAMGFRREEVFIANILKCRPPNNRDPKQDEALQCEPFLRQQIALIQPKVILSVGRISAHNLLKTDIPVGRLRGRIHNFGESATPLVVTYHPAYLLRSPEQKAKSWQDLQLALSLLREQ; the protein is encoded by the coding sequence ATGGAAGAGGCCCGGCGCAAAGCCTATCTGACAGCGATGGGGATCACGGCATGGCAGCGCCGTGATCCTCCGGCTGCGGTTGCCCCGGAGACGATAGTGCCTGAGGCAGAGTCTCTGCCGGTCCCTGAACGGACTGCCGATGAGAGTACCGCTGTGGAAACAGCTGCAACAGTGCCGATGGCTGAGTCCGCAGTGGATCAGTGGCGCGATCTACGGGCGCGTGTAAGCGCTTGTTCCGCCTGTAGTCTGCGGGCCGGGTGCACCCAGACCGTATTTGGTGTCGGCAATACCCAGGCTGATCTGCTGATCATCGGGGAGGCACCCGGTGCGGATGAGGATCGGCAGGGTGAACCCTTCGTCGGTCCGGCCGGGCAGTTGTTGAATGCGATGCTGCTGGCGATGGGGTTTCGGCGGGAAGAGGTGTTCATCGCCAATATCCTCAAGTGCCGCCCGCCCAACAACCGTGATCCCAAACAGGATGAGGCGTTGCAGTGCGAGCCTTTTCTGCGGCAGCAGATCGCCCTCATCCAACCCAAGGTGATCCTCTCCGTGGGACGTATCTCCGCCCATAATCTGCTTAAGACCGATATTCCTGTCGGTCGTTTGCGGGGCCGGATCCACAATTTTGGTGAGTCTGCCACTCCGCTGGTCGTGACCTATCACCCCGCCTACCTGCTGCGTTCGCCTGAGCAGAAGGCAAAATCCTGGCAGGATCTGCAATTGGCTCTATCCCTGCTGCGCGAACAGTGA
- a CDS encoding HAMP domain-containing protein codes for MLAVVDDISRTNMHVKVLERKLKGISSTMKGLVEEVSETAEELPEGDARYALEDVTDAVGDIEETMRREALISVSRTVGKMAEFTQSIDTQVASIKALASELKKVKELSSGVVSANQDIRSLSEAFSGEISVSRNAIAGVLLIAAIISLAGAVLLTRAITQPLNRANEIAKGIASGDLNQAVDITSKDEIGQLGSSMKVMIKNLKRNIDETQQRADEASRIRMALDNVSSSVMMADNERNIIYLNFAADKLFGEAEADFRKELPDFHSDQLLGSSIDTLHRHADHQASQLENLEKPYESEFVIGGRTMRTVANPVINPQGERLGTAVEWTERTAEVAVEAEVESIVAAAREGDLSRRIETHNKQGFFKELGGGINSLIEQVELIFQDLSEVMSMMAQGNLTHPVRGQYHGSFEVMKGNVNGTLDNLRGTLGELRESMDEMRTTADEISAGNNSLSARTEQQASSLEETASSMEELTSTVSNNADNAQQANQLAANARNKAEEGGAVVGQAVQAMDAINTSSAKIAEIIGVIDEIAFQTNLLALNASVEAARAGEQGRGFAVVATEVRNLAGRSATAAKEIKELIKDSGEKVQLGAELVDKSGGTLEEIVDAVKKVSDIIAEIAAASSQQSAGIDQVNRAVTSMDEMTQQNAALAEQTSAASASMSDKTAEVNGMVARFEV; via the coding sequence ATGCTCGCGGTCGTCGACGATATCAGCCGTACCAACATGCATGTCAAAGTGCTTGAGCGCAAACTCAAAGGCATCTCGTCCACCATGAAAGGACTGGTAGAAGAAGTAAGCGAAACAGCGGAGGAACTACCTGAAGGTGATGCCCGATATGCCCTGGAGGACGTCACCGATGCAGTAGGCGATATTGAGGAGACCATGCGCCGTGAAGCCCTGATCAGCGTCTCACGCACCGTCGGCAAGATGGCCGAGTTCACGCAAAGCATCGACACCCAGGTAGCCAGCATCAAGGCCCTGGCCAGTGAACTGAAAAAAGTCAAAGAGCTGAGTAGCGGTGTGGTTTCAGCCAACCAGGATATCCGTAGTCTCTCCGAAGCCTTCAGTGGTGAGATCAGTGTTTCACGCAATGCCATCGCCGGTGTTCTACTCATTGCTGCGATCATCTCTCTTGCGGGGGCCGTGCTACTCACCCGTGCTATCACTCAACCGTTGAATCGTGCCAACGAGATCGCCAAGGGCATCGCTAGTGGTGACCTAAACCAGGCAGTCGATATTACAAGTAAGGATGAGATCGGTCAGTTGGGTAGTTCCATGAAGGTGATGATCAAAAATCTCAAACGAAACATCGACGAGACCCAGCAACGTGCCGATGAGGCATCCCGTATCCGCATGGCGCTGGACAATGTATCAAGCAGCGTCATGATGGCCGACAATGAACGCAACATCATCTATCTGAACTTTGCTGCTGACAAACTTTTTGGCGAAGCCGAAGCCGACTTCCGCAAGGAGCTGCCCGATTTCCACTCCGACCAACTGTTGGGCAGCAGCATCGATACATTGCACCGCCATGCTGATCATCAGGCTAGTCAGCTTGAGAACCTCGAAAAGCCTTATGAATCGGAGTTCGTGATTGGCGGCAGAACCATGCGCACCGTCGCCAATCCCGTCATCAATCCACAGGGGGAACGACTGGGTACCGCTGTGGAGTGGACAGAACGAACCGCTGAAGTTGCGGTCGAGGCTGAAGTCGAATCAATCGTAGCCGCAGCCCGTGAAGGTGATCTTTCACGCCGCATCGAAACCCACAACAAACAAGGCTTCTTCAAAGAACTGGGGGGAGGCATCAACTCCCTCATCGAACAGGTCGAACTGATCTTTCAGGATCTGTCAGAGGTCATGTCCATGATGGCCCAAGGCAACCTGACCCATCCCGTTCGTGGTCAATATCACGGCTCCTTTGAAGTTATGAAAGGCAACGTTAATGGCACCCTCGACAATCTGAGAGGGACCCTCGGCGAACTGCGGGAGTCGATGGATGAGATGCGTACCACTGCTGACGAGATCTCTGCCGGCAACAACAGCCTCAGCGCCCGGACCGAACAACAGGCCTCCAGCCTTGAAGAGACCGCCTCTTCGATGGAAGAGCTGACCAGCACGGTAAGTAACAATGCCGACAATGCCCAGCAGGCCAATCAGCTCGCTGCCAATGCCCGCAACAAGGCGGAGGAAGGGGGCGCAGTTGTCGGCCAGGCTGTGCAGGCGATGGATGCCATCAATACTTCCAGCGCCAAGATTGCCGAGATCATCGGTGTGATTGACGAAATTGCCTTCCAGACCAACCTGTTGGCACTGAATGCCTCTGTCGAGGCGGCGCGTGCCGGCGAACAGGGCAGGGGTTTTGCCGTGGTTGCCACAGAAGTCAGAAACCTGGCCGGGCGAAGTGCCACTGCTGCCAAAGAGATCAAAGAGCTGATCAAGGATTCCGGTGAAAAGGTTCAGCTGGGCGCAGAACTGGTCGACAAATCGGGAGGCACGCTTGAAGAGATTGTTGATGCGGTGAAAAAGGTCAGTGACATCATCGCTGAGATTGCTGCTGCCAGCTCACAACAGTCTGCCGGCATCGACCAGGTCAACAGAGCCGTTACGTCGATGGATGAGATGACCCAACAGAATGCAGCTCTGGCCGAGCAGACATCAGCCGCCTCTGCATCCATGTCGGATAAGACGGCAGAGGTGAATGGCATGGTTGCGCGGTTTGAGGTGTAG